The candidate division KSB1 bacterium genome includes a window with the following:
- a CDS encoding succinate dehydrogenase cytochrome b subunit, giving the protein MPQLLKFIGSSVGKKFLMALTGLAMVIFLLEHLSGNLLLFSKNPDPYNEYADFLLSFGWLIIVAELGLIAILLFHMVSAISISIGKKKARPVAYAKTGNAGEPSKKTFSSKTMIWTGLLIFAFIAIHLKTFKFGPNYSSTVDGVEMRDLHTLVWEVFQNPIYVVWYVGALIFLGFHLRHGFWSAFQSLGVHHPRYTPVIYSVGILVAIIISVGFLGIPLWIYFTGA; this is encoded by the coding sequence ATGCCCCAACTCCTAAAATTTATAGGGTCCTCAGTCGGAAAGAAATTCCTCATGGCTTTAACCGGACTGGCGATGGTTATTTTTTTACTCGAACACTTATCGGGCAACCTTTTATTGTTCAGCAAAAACCCTGACCCGTATAATGAATATGCGGATTTTTTGCTCAGTTTCGGCTGGCTGATCATTGTGGCCGAATTGGGTTTAATTGCAATTTTGCTCTTTCATATGGTCTCAGCTATTTCAATATCAATCGGCAAGAAGAAAGCCCGGCCGGTTGCTTACGCCAAAACCGGGAACGCCGGCGAGCCGAGCAAAAAAACCTTTTCTTCGAAAACCATGATCTGGACCGGTTTGCTGATATTCGCTTTTATTGCCATCCATTTGAAGACATTCAAATTTGGACCGAATTATTCCTCCACTGTTGATGGCGTTGAAATGCGCGACCTGCACACCCTGGTCTGGGAGGTCTTTCAAAACCCGATTTACGTGGTCTGGTATGTCGGCGCGCTCATTTTTCTCGGCTTTCACCTGCGCCACGGTTTTTGGAGCGCCTTTCAATCTCTTGGCGTCCATCATCCGCGCTACACGCCGGTTATTTATTCGGTTGGAATTTTAGTCGCTATCATTATCTCTGTCGGTTTCCTTGGCATTCCGCTTTGGATCTATTTCACAGGAGCATAA